A single Leptospira kirschneri serovar Cynopteri str. 3522 CT DNA region contains:
- a CDS encoding outer membrane lipoprotein-sorting protein: protein MDRIFAFTFGFLALVVWSKETNSQGSAIRVAQELVARLDQVLVKSNQGLIKGNLILIRRNGETWNWDVSIFRKEDDTLYLFESSGKGLEYKILIKDEGEQIYVFNALSKKIFRKVDEEKYESHLATGFSFMDLSGSSYQANYNPIVKSDLKTADQSFKRVSLKPIIPYFYSKLILLLSLDSLKPTRLDFHDRDGVLFKTMNIKYGPVKVKQNQKTTKEEHANRLEMLDLNTGSVSVLEYTEIDKEVKPDPSLFDLANLNR, encoded by the coding sequence TTGGATCGGATCTTTGCGTTTACGTTTGGTTTTTTAGCTCTTGTAGTATGGAGCAAAGAAACAAACTCACAAGGATCCGCTATAAGAGTTGCTCAGGAATTAGTTGCTAGGCTCGATCAGGTTCTAGTAAAATCAAATCAAGGTTTGATCAAAGGAAATTTGATTCTAATTCGAAGAAACGGAGAAACCTGGAATTGGGACGTAAGTATATTCAGAAAGGAAGATGATACACTTTATTTATTTGAAAGTAGTGGAAAAGGACTCGAATATAAAATTTTAATTAAGGATGAAGGGGAGCAGATTTACGTATTTAACGCACTTTCTAAAAAGATTTTTAGAAAAGTAGACGAGGAAAAATACGAATCTCATTTAGCGACAGGATTTAGTTTTATGGATCTATCCGGGTCGTCCTATCAGGCAAATTATAATCCTATTGTAAAGAGTGATCTTAAAACTGCGGATCAATCTTTTAAAAGAGTTTCTCTCAAACCAATTATACCGTATTTTTATTCTAAGTTGATTTTGCTTTTGAGTTTGGATTCATTAAAACCTACAAGATTGGATTTTCATGATCGGGACGGAGTATTATTTAAGACGATGAATATCAAATACGGACCCGTAAAAGTGAAACAAAATCAAAAGACTACAAAAGAAGAACACGCAAATCGGCTCGAGATGTTGGATCTAAATACGGGATCTGTTAGTGTATTAGAATATACTGAAATAGATAAAGAAGTAAAGCCAGATCCTTCTCTTTTCGATCTAGCCAATTTAAATCGATAG
- a CDS encoding 16S rRNA (uracil(1498)-N(3))-methyltransferase — protein sequence MKEAILFRREWNEEYTFHLNKEEISHLKALRIFSEDKNLRVLNGIGTEWIYEIPGNSVQGIFKKTVTHLKPEKISAVATAIPKGNRLEWLLQKGTELGLTHFYFLKFEQSDRKDFNLSRAQKIVEEASIQSKRVFLPEVVAPVSLKEFLISQKEQNLSIYRLDPKGEWKLKSEFFQNAIWIIGPEGGFREKEILLLQERNIPGIKVGDTILKIETAVVFAASLFRYSTIC from the coding sequence TTGAAAGAAGCGATTCTTTTCAGAAGAGAATGGAATGAAGAATATACTTTCCACTTAAACAAAGAAGAAATTTCCCATTTAAAAGCGCTTCGAATTTTTTCCGAAGATAAAAATTTAAGAGTATTGAACGGAATCGGAACCGAGTGGATTTATGAGATTCCGGGAAATTCAGTTCAAGGAATTTTCAAAAAGACGGTTACTCATTTAAAACCGGAAAAAATTTCCGCAGTTGCGACAGCTATTCCTAAAGGAAATCGATTGGAATGGTTATTACAAAAAGGAACCGAATTGGGTTTGACTCATTTTTATTTTTTAAAGTTCGAACAATCAGATCGAAAGGATTTCAATTTGAGTCGGGCTCAAAAGATCGTGGAAGAGGCGTCGATTCAATCAAAAAGAGTTTTTCTTCCGGAAGTAGTTGCCCCAGTTTCTTTGAAGGAATTTTTGATTTCGCAAAAAGAACAAAACCTTTCTATCTATCGATTGGATCCTAAAGGAGAATGGAAGCTAAAGTCTGAATTTTTTCAAAATGCGATTTGGATCATAGGTCCAGAAGGTGGTTTTCGGGAGAAGGAAATTCTTTTGCTCCAAGAAAGAAATATACCTGGGATCAAGGTGGGGGATACAATTCTAAAAATAGAGACCGCTGTAGTTTTTGCGGCCTCGTTATTTCGTTATTCTACTATTTGTTGA
- a CDS encoding thiamine phosphate synthase — translation MRAKSFSWRVPGIYPILDLDFCKSRNLDYFSLPKFWMEYPDLISFVQIRAKSASINELEFIVKSLQDLYPDLLWIVNDFWKQAIEWNCFGAHVGKEDYESLNLEEKNTLFESKLYLGTSSHTLEEVNELDSSLWNYTGLGPIFPTENKEDAKSAIGTKTLNKIKNGNYLPVTVIGGIKVENLGLILKEGSFLISSISMACLENEFRTAATKLRK, via the coding sequence GTGAGAGCAAAAAGTTTTTCTTGGAGAGTACCCGGAATTTATCCTATTCTTGATTTAGATTTTTGTAAAAGTAGAAATTTGGATTATTTCAGTCTTCCAAAATTTTGGATGGAATATCCGGATCTAATTTCTTTTGTACAGATTCGGGCCAAGTCAGCTTCTATAAATGAATTAGAATTTATAGTGAAATCGTTACAGGATTTATATCCGGATTTACTTTGGATCGTAAACGACTTCTGGAAACAGGCGATCGAATGGAATTGTTTTGGGGCTCATGTGGGAAAAGAAGATTATGAATCTTTGAATTTAGAAGAAAAGAATACACTCTTCGAATCTAAACTTTATCTGGGTACGTCTTCTCATACTCTGGAAGAAGTAAACGAATTGGATTCATCTCTTTGGAACTATACTGGGTTAGGCCCCATTTTTCCGACGGAGAATAAAGAGGACGCAAAGTCTGCAATCGGGACGAAAACTCTAAATAAAATCAAGAACGGAAATTATTTACCTGTAACCGTGATCGGTGGAATCAAAGTTGAAAATTTAGGTCTGATCTTAAAGGAAGGATCCTTTTTAATTTCGAGTATATCTATGGCTTGTTTAGAAAATGAATTTAGGACCGCTGCCACCAAATTACGGAAATAA
- a CDS encoding WecB/TagA/CpsF family glycosyltransferase, whose protein sequence is MKKPGEIIHLSAKDDRDYLLDYQVIQTETLGKTDILGVQFDNVTQDESVAKIYRLMEEKEKFHHILFLDPIKIMSVRKGKKLHRITEKATMILAEGAGLQWAATRLKKVLKERISPIALMMDLVRLCELRNYSIFMLGGKEDIIEKVYFTLSRHFPGVRIVGRHAGYMNPQRELMVKESIRKTSPNLIFLAMDFPEQEIWIENNTAFFGHSVIIGVGGSLDILSGKVRKAPNYFKLKGLIWLWRILSKPWRLFRFFRMFQFFTLVFFKSLFQKKS, encoded by the coding sequence ATGAAAAAGCCAGGTGAAATTATACATCTATCCGCAAAGGATGACAGAGATTATCTTTTGGATTATCAGGTAATTCAAACGGAGACGTTAGGAAAAACTGATATTTTAGGAGTCCAGTTTGATAATGTAACCCAGGATGAATCCGTAGCTAAAATTTATAGACTTATGGAGGAAAAGGAAAAGTTTCATCACATTCTTTTTTTGGATCCGATTAAAATCATGTCGGTTCGCAAGGGAAAAAAACTCCATAGAATTACCGAAAAAGCGACTATGATTCTTGCGGAAGGTGCGGGGTTGCAATGGGCGGCGACTCGTCTTAAAAAAGTTCTTAAAGAAAGAATTTCTCCGATTGCTTTGATGATGGATTTGGTTCGTCTTTGCGAACTTAGAAATTATTCTATTTTTATGTTAGGCGGTAAAGAAGACATTATTGAAAAAGTGTATTTTACTCTTTCAAGACATTTCCCTGGAGTGAGAATTGTAGGAAGGCACGCAGGTTATATGAATCCTCAGAGGGAGTTGATGGTAAAGGAATCCATTCGTAAAACGAGTCCGAATCTGATTTTTCTTGCCATGGATTTTCCGGAACAGGAAATCTGGATTGAAAACAACACTGCATTCTTTGGACATTCCGTGATCATTGGAGTCGGCGGTTCTTTGGATATTCTTTCCGGGAAAGTAAGAAAAGCTCCTAACTATTTCAAACTCAAAGGACTTATTTGGTTATGGAGAATTCTTTCTAAACCTTGGAGACTTTTTCGTTTTTTTAGAATGTTTCAATTCTTTACTTTAGTATTTTTTAAATCTCTTTTTCAAAAAAAATCCTAA
- a CDS encoding TlpA disulfide reductase family protein, which produces MWNLRLIFLFVFFLLFSCSLSKEESILYQLSLYDLDKHSVSLKEYKGKVLLLDIWASWCEPCKDAVPVLERLSKDLNGKNGVLLGINTEPELSKEEHLKAAKEFGMTYPFFVDRDFTLINQYKVEGQPALIVFSQSGTLLKIQYGIREKDYPKLRASFSNWFSAP; this is translated from the coding sequence ATGTGGAATTTGCGTTTAATTTTTCTATTTGTTTTTTTTCTGTTATTTTCTTGTAGCCTTTCCAAAGAAGAATCGATTCTTTATCAGCTTTCCCTTTATGATCTGGATAAACATTCTGTTTCTTTGAAAGAATATAAAGGAAAAGTTTTGCTTTTAGATATTTGGGCTTCTTGGTGTGAACCTTGTAAGGATGCTGTTCCTGTTCTGGAAAGACTTTCTAAAGACTTAAATGGAAAAAATGGGGTTTTGTTAGGAATCAATACAGAGCCCGAACTTTCCAAAGAAGAACATTTAAAAGCGGCTAAAGAGTTTGGAATGACTTATCCGTTTTTTGTGGATCGGGATTTTACTTTGATCAACCAATATAAAGTGGAAGGTCAACCTGCTTTGATTGTCTTTAGCCAGTCTGGAACTCTTCTGAAAATTCAATATGGCATTCGGGAAAAAGATTATCCTAAACTCAGAGCCAGCTTTTCAAATTGGTTTTCTGCACCTTAA
- a CDS encoding AMP-dependent synthetase/ligase — protein MAENLAQLFRESAEKYRDLPAFFSKDSKKNYYPTTYSQLYEQGIQLAEALIELGVQQKQKVGLLADNRIEWIIADYGVILTGAANVPRGTDITDSEIVYILNHSEVEVVFIENDKMLEKFNRNKSQLTNVKTLIMMDPTSNSPGVLKMQELLEKGKSLRAGGSKKAEERIAAIHPEDLFTLIYTSGTTGLPKGVMLKHSNMMHQVNYVSPMLNIKAGARLLSILPIWHVFERVVEYVCIGLGAATYYTNVRDLRQDLATVKPTFMGSAPRLWENIYNGIYTRINDPAQTPALRRGLFKLAYFFSRKKNQALRFLKGIEVDYTGRNPIVSFFYGILMFFQFLLTGPFTLTVLAGALGAYFAGTELYFLTSPLYSVSGLAFVLNSFTLDKIVLAKIRAATGGQLKASISGGGALPRHVDEFFGNIGINVLEGYGMTETSPVISVRTFEKLIIGSVGVIVPKTRLQIRNDNNAVLTEVDESGNITQGKMGLKGVVFIKGPQVMKGYFKNEEATSKAISDGWMNTGDMGMINFKKTLTLTGRAKDTVVLLGGENVEPVPIENKLQESAYISQCMVIGQDQKNLGAIVVPDFEKLQEWAKENGINESNNEKLIENSKVYDLYRKEIKALNNTKNGFKSFEQVTPFILISKPFEVGDELNNMMKMKRHVITEKYSDKIKKIYSTNQD, from the coding sequence ATGGCGGAAAACTTAGCGCAGCTATTTCGTGAATCCGCGGAAAAATACAGAGATTTACCTGCTTTTTTTTCCAAGGATTCTAAAAAAAATTATTATCCAACGACTTACAGTCAACTGTACGAACAGGGAATTCAACTTGCGGAAGCTCTGATTGAATTGGGTGTTCAACAAAAACAAAAAGTTGGTTTGTTAGCAGACAATCGGATTGAATGGATTATCGCTGATTACGGTGTGATTCTTACGGGTGCGGCCAATGTTCCTCGTGGGACTGATATTACAGATTCTGAAATCGTCTATATTCTCAATCATTCGGAAGTGGAAGTTGTTTTTATCGAAAACGATAAAATGTTAGAAAAATTTAACAGAAACAAGTCCCAACTTACAAACGTAAAAACGTTGATCATGATGGACCCTACGAGTAATTCTCCTGGAGTCTTGAAAATGCAAGAACTGCTTGAAAAGGGAAAATCACTTCGCGCCGGTGGATCTAAAAAGGCAGAAGAAAGGATTGCTGCAATTCATCCCGAGGATCTTTTTACGTTGATTTATACTTCCGGAACGACTGGACTTCCCAAAGGAGTTATGCTCAAACATTCCAACATGATGCATCAGGTAAACTATGTAAGTCCTATGTTGAATATTAAAGCGGGGGCACGTCTTTTATCCATTCTTCCGATTTGGCACGTGTTTGAAAGAGTAGTAGAGTATGTTTGTATCGGTCTAGGAGCGGCTACGTATTACACAAACGTAAGAGATCTTCGTCAAGATTTGGCTACAGTAAAGCCTACTTTTATGGGTTCCGCCCCAAGACTTTGGGAAAATATCTACAACGGAATTTATACAAGAATCAACGATCCGGCTCAAACCCCAGCGCTTCGTAGAGGACTCTTTAAACTTGCGTATTTCTTTTCTAGAAAGAAAAATCAGGCGCTTCGTTTTTTAAAAGGAATCGAAGTGGATTATACAGGAAGAAATCCGATCGTGTCTTTCTTTTATGGAATTCTAATGTTCTTTCAGTTCCTACTAACCGGGCCGTTCACTCTAACCGTTCTGGCTGGTGCGTTAGGCGCTTATTTTGCTGGAACCGAGTTGTATTTCTTGACGTCGCCTCTTTACAGCGTTTCTGGTTTGGCGTTTGTTTTGAATAGTTTTACCTTGGACAAAATCGTTCTCGCTAAGATCAGAGCTGCAACAGGCGGGCAATTGAAAGCTTCTATTTCCGGAGGAGGGGCACTTCCGAGACACGTGGATGAATTTTTCGGAAACATAGGAATCAACGTGTTAGAAGGTTATGGAATGACGGAGACTTCACCTGTTATTTCCGTAAGAACCTTTGAGAAACTCATTATCGGTTCGGTGGGTGTAATCGTTCCTAAAACGAGACTTCAAATTCGTAACGATAACAATGCAGTTTTAACCGAAGTAGACGAAAGTGGAAACATTACTCAAGGTAAAATGGGATTGAAAGGAGTGGTTTTTATCAAAGGACCTCAGGTTATGAAGGGTTATTTTAAAAACGAAGAAGCCACTTCCAAAGCGATTTCGGACGGTTGGATGAACACCGGGGATATGGGTATGATCAATTTCAAAAAAACCCTGACTCTTACCGGTCGTGCAAAAGATACGGTAGTACTTCTTGGAGGGGAGAACGTAGAACCGGTTCCGATTGAAAATAAACTTCAAGAATCCGCATACATTAGTCAGTGTATGGTGATCGGTCAGGATCAAAAGAATTTAGGAGCGATTGTAGTTCCAGATTTCGAAAAACTTCAGGAATGGGCAAAAGAAAACGGGATCAACGAATCTAACAACGAAAAGCTGATTGAAAATTCGAAAGTTTACGATCTTTACAGAAAAGAAATCAAAGCTTTAAACAATACTAAAAACGGATTCAAGTCTTTCGAGCAAGTGACTCCTTTTATTCTGATTTCTAAACCTTTTGAAGTTGGAGATGAACTCAACAATATGATGAAGATGAAACGTCATGTGATTACTGAAAAATACAGCGATAAGATTAAAAAAATCTATTCTACGAATCAAGATTAG